In the Salmo trutta chromosome 13, fSalTru1.1, whole genome shotgun sequence genome, TATTGATGAGGGCCTATGCAGGGATGGTGTTACATCCACATTGAACTCCAGATACAGACTGATCCAGTTTAATTTCCTCCATCAGCTCTATATCACCCCATCTAGACTGCACAAGTTCAACCCTGATATCTCCTCCCTATGTTTTAGATGTGGCTCAGATGAAGGAACATTCCTCCATTCCACTTGGCAGTGTTCAAAACTACACGGTTTCTGGCAGGGGGTATGCGATACCATATCCTCAATCCACGGGGTTGCATTCCCTTTAGACCCCGAGGTCTGTCTACTGGGTAACTATACTAACACCAATCTTAGGCAAAGTCATACTATAAAGCTAACAGAAATATTGCTAGCGATTGTCAAATGTATTGCCTTGAAATGGAAATCGGATTCCTTCCTGACAGTTGCAATGTGGCTATCGGAAGTTAATAGTTGTATCCCACTGGAGAAAATCACTTACTGCTTGAGGAATAAGTTAAAGACATTTTACTGAATTTGGCAACCTTTTATTGactatatggagaatctcccctcgCATCACATTGATTGAATCTCTATATAATTCTTATATAATGTTTCACACGTAATGTATAATATGTAGCTTACGGCAGGTGACAATATGATTCAATGtctcattattttttattttactctttATTATGACTTAAGTATCATGTATGTTTTTTATGTATGTCCGTATatataatttgtttttttttattacgcTCGTCTGTTACCGTCACGTTGtctaacatattttcacttttgttttgaatgttcttaattggaaaatgcaacaaaaaaaagatccacaatatttattccacgggacaaaactatgTCCAGAGTATGATTGTGGCAGTGAGTatgtccggagacatgttggacaaaacccactgagttgatgatggctccgaaagccttttggagtgggtctgtggacttttccatgtgaatattaatatTCAACTTTTTGGTGAatttatctgccatgactacaaagTCCGTTAAGAATTCAGGGAaatcagtgaggaacgctgtgtacggcccaggaggcctgtaaacagtagctataaaaagtgattgagtaggctgtaTAGAtatcatgactagaagctcaaaagatgaaaacgcagtaaaaaaaaaaattgaaattgaaatttgctattgcAAATGTTAGcacacacctccacctttgcgggatgcacgggggatatggttaCTAGTGTAACCAGAATTGAAcgcagtaaattcatcaggcttaagccatgtttcagtcaggccaatcacatcaagactttgattagttcattgactataactgctttggaagtgagggatctaacattaagtagccctattttgagatgtgaggtattacgatctctttcaataatggcaggaatggaggaggtctttattccagtgagattgctaaagcgaacacctccatgtttagttttgcccaacctagatcaaggcacagacacggtctcaatggcgaaagctgagctgactacactgactgtgctagtggcagactccacaagctggcaggctggcactTACTATTGGAAAACAAATGGAAGTTTCTCTCGCTGACCTACATAAACTACAGTGTGCATCTCAGGGGGCGGGGCTTCACACACTGGCTGGGGCACCAGTGCAAAATGCGCAGGAAACCACTGGGGGACGACATTGTTCTAATTGTGGCTCCAGTGGGCATGCTACAAGGGCATCTACATGTCCACCAAAGGGGCAACGCTACAAGAACTGCAACAAATACAATCATTTTGTCCGTTGTTGTCGTTCATTAGCGGCAGGACAGCGTCCAGCAGATGCAGGTCGAAGTTCACCAGTCTCCATTAACTCTGTACATGATGACTCAGTTGCATTCAAGCAATGTGACTGCTTCATTAAGGGTGTTAAAACCTCCCTGGTGATTGACACTGGAGCAAAAGTGTTACTTTTGAACAAAGCCACTTTTGACTCATTCTTCTTACATGTACCACTGCAGAGACCAGCAGTATCCCTCTACAACCACAAGTCGATCTCAGTCATTAGGACTGTCTGTTAAAACAACAAAACTACAGCAGCCACCCAGTTCTACGTTGCAACAGATGGCGCTAACATCCTCAGACTGGACTTATTTCAAGCTGTCAGATTCAACTGGTGCACATGTGCAGCACTTGCCTAGACCAGTGCCTACTCACAACTGTTTGAGGGGGCTAGGTCACCTTAGAGGTTTTGTCAATGAGAATTGAGATCTCATTGCAGTCATAACACACAGGGGGCTGTTCAGGTACAAATGCATGCCATTCGGACTCAGCTCCACGCCCAGCTGTTTCCAGAAGATTTTGACTCTTCTTCTGGCAGGCATACATAGTGTCAATCTATCTGGATGACATTGTGGTGCACGATAGATCACAGACAGAGCATGATTCTTGCTTGTAGCAGGTGTTTCGTCAGCTCTTCGAGAACGGGTCTCGACTCAACACAGAAAAGTGTGTGTTCGGGTGTCAGACGTTGAGTTTCTTGGATACAGGCTTTCCAGCCAGGGCATCACCCCCACCCTGTCCCAGTTGGATGCCATTCTCACCTTACCTGAGCCTCAGTCCGCAGCACAGATGGAGTCATTCCTCAGCATGGCAATATACTACTTACGGTTTCTTCCAAACTACGCTTCGCATGGCACATAAGGGGCACCTGGGCATCATTAAGGTGAAGCAACGGTGCAGGGACATGGTCTGGTGGCAAAATATTGACAAAGACATTGAGTCCCTTGTGAAGGACTGCACAGCATGCCTGATGAGTGGGAAATCGGACATACCCACATCAGGGTTACCAAACACACAACTGGGGTGTCTCCTGCCTCCCTGATGATTGGCAGGGAACTGAAACTCCCTTTGGACTGCCTCTGCCCAAAACAAAAGAACAAGCCTGCTGCAGCAAGGCAAGCCTATGTTGGAGCAGCACAGCAACAGATTAAATAATGTTATGACACGTCTCACGGAGTGAAACAACCAAGCCTGAAGGCCCAGGACTGGGTGAGGATCAAAACTGACAACCGCCAGAACAAGCTCTCCTAATTTTGATCCAAGTCCCTGAGATTGTAATGGCAGCTAGGGCCTGCAACATTCCAACTTCAGGATggatctcccagtccctgccgctgaaaaacatccccacagcatgatgctgccaccaccatgcttccccgtatgGATGGTACCAGGTTTTCCCTAGACGTGACATTTGGaaattcaggccaaaaagttcaatcttggtttcagcagaccagaatcttgtttctcatggtttgagagtcctttaagtgccttttggcaaactccaagagggctgtaatgtgccttttttactgaggagtggctactCAACAATaaagggggtggcaggtagcctagtggttagtgttggactagtaaccgagaggttgtaagatcgaatccacaaggtgaaaatctgtcgatctgcccctgaacaaggcagttaacccactgttcctaggccgtcattgaaaataagaatttgttcttaactgacttgcctagtaaaataaaataaaaaggcctgattggtggagtgctgcagagatgtttgtacttctggaaggttctcccatctccacagaggaactcttggaATCTTGTTCACCTAACGGGCCAAGGCCCTCCTCAGtttggcagccagctctaggaagagtcttggtggttctaaacttcttccatttaagaatgatggaggccaatgtgttcttgtggaccttcaatgctgcagaaatgttttggcacccttccccagatctgtgcctagacgcaatcctgtctctgagctctacggacaattccttcgacctcatggcttggtttttgctctgacatgcactgtcaactgtgggaccttatatagacgtgtgtgccttttgtaaatcatgtccaatcaatttaatttaccacaggtgaactccagtcaagttgtagaaacacctcaaggatgatcaatggaaacaggatgcaccacggctcaatttccagtctcatagcaaagggtctaaatatttatgtaaataaggtatttatgttttttttttgtatttttttttttttatatataaatttgCAGAACTAAAAAaagaaacctgttttcgcttggtCATTATGCaatattgtgagtagattgatgaggggaaaaaataatttcatccaataaggctgtaacgtaacaaaatgtgtaagaagtcaaggggtctgaataccttcccgaatgcactgtacatgtgttTTTGTATCCAACTGGCCGCCTTTTTGTGTTCTTTTTGGATTACCTGCCTTTTAGGCGCCTAACTTCCACTGACCTTATCACACAACATTGTCATATTATTAAAGAGTTGTTAAAAAGTTAATTACTTAATATGCTGAAAGAAATTAGTACCAAAATTAAGCATCTATATTCAAGAGCGCGCATCAACTTACGCGGTAGACTCCTTATCAGGACTTGTTTCGCTGATAAGTGGTTTGTCCAGTTCATTTGGGTTGTCCATTGAGGTCCAGCCCTTTGAGTGTGGTACACTGTTAGGCTTGGGGTTAGATAAAGCAAAGGGGAGGGCCATACTGAACGGGAGGAAGATGTCTGTCCCACTCACTCACTAGACAAGAGGAATGGCATTGTTGTTGATCTAGAATATTTATTTTCCTGTTTTTCATGATTAAAATAAAAAAGCCTAGGTCATTCGTACAGAATGATACCTGGAGCATTTCATTTGTATATTATATAATATTTTCGGTGTGTAATGTACAGTGTCTATTTTGTGTGCCAGTATTGTGTGCCAAATACAATTTACTCCTCAGGGACATTAAAATTCATCCTATCCTAAGTGAAATAGTTTAATATTGATACCTGTAAGGTTACTTGAATATCTTCATCTAACACTATCCTCATATGTAGTCTATTGGTGTGCCATCATCTTTCACTAATTCGGCTAAAAGAATGATAACTGAGATTTTGAAGTATGTCATAAGGTGTTACCTCACAAGTGATCAGTGACCAGACAAGAAATACATTTGCTCATTCACTCGTTTCTTGTCTAATCTTGATTCTAGATAGAGCACGCATCCATTGCAAAACCGTTCATTAGCATATGATACtttatggtgttctatactgtacctTTCTATGTATGTGTTGCCATAGTTATCGTACTAAACCCTTATATTGCCCTAACCAACTCTGATATGACCAACTGATCTGCCCCCAGAACCATACATTTGCCTGATTCATGTGGGCCTATATGTCTGCCAACGGCAGTGAATGTGGTTTTTGTCATTAGTCCCATAATTCAAACACACAATTAACAAATTAAGATTACGTTTAAGAGTAATACATGTGCTTAAATGAAACAAATATTTTTATTAGTAAAAAATCATGAAATATTCAAACAATAAATTAACAatttttaaattaaatgaaatcatacatGGTCATGAAGACTACAGTTGTAACTTGAAAGGAGGACAAAATTAAAACAGATTATACAGGTTAACAGCAATTACAAAAAATTGCAAACTATGTATGCTAAATCACACTATTCAGTGTGAAAACAAACAATGGTAAAACAAATGTGATAAAACAAACTATCCATCAGTGAATAACACAAGAATAGTTCTACAGAGGAAGCCTATATGCTGTCACGCATGAGGTTGAGTTTAATTCCAAAAGGAGTTGGCACTTTCAGCGAGGTCGAAGGAACCCAGAAACATCCGGTTTTAAGGAGATATGGCCCACTTTTGGACGTGCGCCTCGCTGTTTACAGTCCTGGTGAAACATATAGCAGATGCCTATAGATCAGTGGAAGCTGGTGAGAGGAGGACAagtcataataatggctggaacagagcaaatggaatggcatcaaaccatgtgtttgatgtattttacAAGAGGTTgccagatcgaatccccgagctgacaaggtacaaatctgtcgttctgcccctgaacaaggcagttaacccactgttcctaggccgtcattgacaataagaatttgttcttaactgacttgcctaattaaataaaggtaaaatatttttttagatattttttttatactattccactgattccgctccagccattacaatgagcctgtcctccccaattaaggtgccaccaacctcctgtgctataGATAGTGCCTGTCTTTCCTCAAGATTAAGTCCTTGCCACAAAGTTGACAGACACCACATACCAATTTTGTTGATGTTAACTTTGTCAGAGTCCATTATCGCTAGATAACGCTAGCTAATATCTGTGTAGTAGCTAGCTATGGCACGTGCTTGCTTGCTCTTTACATTTGTTTCAATCTGGAATATCAACAAGGcaacactccatcttaactcctcctctaCATGTACTgcactcttaggaaaaaaaggtgctatctagaacctaaaaggattcttcggctgtccccataggagaaccctttgaagaaccattttttgtTCTACATGGcacccaaaagggttctgcctggaatcaaaaaggattctacctggatcGAATGTAGCTAGTCCTGTAGGATTCTACAAAGAGTGTGGATTAGTTGAACAGTGAAGAAGAGAACCTCCCGacagtttttctctctctcctcatgaccAGAATGTGTGGCATCCCGCTCAGGCATGTCTTTTACTTCGGCttcttttgtttttgtatttaaccattatttaactgggcaaggcTAAGTGAGCTGCTGCCATGATTAAACCATAAGTGATAGGTCAGTGAGCTGCTCCCATGGTGTTAAACCTCAGGTGATAGGTCAGTGAGCTGCTGCTATGGTGTTAAACCTCAGGTGATAGGTCAGTGAGCTGCTGCTCTTCTGGGGTTTGTTTTACATCCTCTGTAGTACTGCTATGGTAAAATGGGAGAGTGAAAAATAACATGACATTTTATAACAAAAGTCTCTCTTAATCTCCATTACCAGAAAAACATATTTCCAAATGTCTTGTAACTCAGACAAATATTTATTGTAAATGCCGtacttcttcacattttcaaacttcCAGTCCTTATAGAACTCCCTATTTTTCATCAGGTAGAGAAGAATCCAGTCACAGAACCAGGCCCCCTGCAATAAAATGAGATCCATTAACAAATATAATATAATCgtatataataaaatatatagaatatactacactgctcaaaaaaataaagggaacacttaaacaacacaatttaactccaagtcaatcacacttctgtgaaatcaaactgtccacttaggaagcaacactgattgacaatacatttcacctgctgttgtgcaaatggaatagacaacaggtggaaattataggcaattagcaagacacagaccacttctcagttcctatgcttcctggctgatgttttagtcacttttgaatgctggcggtgctttcactctagtggtagcatgagacggagtctacaacccacacaagtggctcaggtagtgcagctcatccaggatggcacatcaatgcgagctgtggcaagaaggtttgctgtgtctgtcagcgtagtgtccagagcatggaggcgctaccaggagacaggccagtacatcaggagacgtggaggaggccgtaggagggcaacaacccagcagcaggaccgctacctccgcctttgttcaaggaggagcaggagaagcactgccagagccctgcaaaatgacctccagcaggccacaaatgtgcatgtgtctgctcaaacggtcagaaacagactccatgagggtggtatgagggcccgacgtccacaggtgggggttgtgtttacagccaaacaccgtgcaggacgtttggcatttgccagagaacaccaagattggcaaattcgccactggcgccctgtgctcttcacagatgaaagcaggttcacactgagcacatgtgacagacgtgacagtctggagacgccgtggagaacgttctgctgcctgcaacatcctccagcatgaccagtttggcggtgggtcagtcatggtgtggggtggcatgtctttggggggccgcacagccctccatgtgctcgccagaggtagcctgactgccattaggtaccgagatgagatcctcagaccccttgtgagagcatatgctggtgcggttggccctgggttcctcctaatgcaagacaatgctagacctcatgtggctggagtgtgtcagcagttcctgcaagaggaaggcattgatgctatggactggcccgcccgttccccagacctgaatccaattgatcCAACATCTGGGAcatgctccatccaccaacgccacgttgcaccacagactgtccaggagttggcggatgctttagtccagctctgggaggagatccctcaggagaccatccgccacctcatcaggagcatgcccaggcgttgtagggaggtcatacaggcacgtggaggccacacacactactgagcctcattttgacttgttttaaggacattacatcaaagttggatcagcctgtagtgtggttttccactttcattttgagtgtgactccaaatccagacctccatgggttgataaattggatttccattgattatttttgtgtgattttgttgtcagcacattcaactatgtaaagaaaaaagtatttaataagatcatttctttcattcagatctaggatgtgttgtttaagtgttccctttatttttttgagcagtatatatacctgtattgcagaggaggctggtgggaggggctataggaagacgggctcattgtaatgacgtGAATGGAATAAGTGAAATGGATACCATTCAATTTattccattacaatgagcccgtcctcctatagctcctcccaccagcctcctcggCTGTACTGATACTCATAAGTCCATAAGTATAGCCTATACAAATGTAATCTTTAAAAAATTATACGTACACCACCAATACAAGCTAGTCCTGAGCCTATATGGATAATGGTGGGGATGATACAGAACTTTCCAGCCTGTAGGAGAAAATAGAAGGAAGTAACAATAAGGGAATCAAAACATCAGGAAACAAAATAGATGCATTTATCCTAAAAAGCCATTGAATAATATATATTTCTCATACCTTCCCATGCACCATAATGTTGATGCGTATACCATACACTTTGAAATGTGTTCGGTAGCTTTCTCCAGACTCAGATTTAAAATAGCGAGCATGTCTGTTATGAGAGTACCAAAGATGTGAAAGATTAAAGTACGACTTCAAATTAAGTATTATGTATCAACTTCGTGTGTGTTACCTGAAGTTGAATCCTGAGGACTCTCTGGACACATTGACGTCAATGCTAGTAAAGTTGTACCGTGGCTGGCATTCTGAGGGACCTCTGTCAAGGTCACACTCCCACCCAATCAGAATTCCAATTAAACCaccctggagagagggagagaggtattgATAGCAAAATGCTATATTATTtacattatttatgtattttgttgGTGGCTTACTCTTTGATGGTATGGACATCGTACAGAGTGTCCATTTAACTGCTTAAGATAATTGAAAacatcatcaataacaacaacaacaaataaactTTTAAATTGTGAAAACTGACCTTCAAAGCCATGTCCTGAAAGCTGTGTCCAGTTTGGTTAACAATGTCTCCCAGACGGAATATGGGGCAGTAGGGTTCAAGAGCCTCATCGTAGCGACATTTCTTCAGATGGAAATTATCAGCCGTGTCCTGAACGTTGGCCCTGATAATTGGGTGAAACATTTCAAAGTTTTTATTTATCAAAATGTAGACAGCAAACACATTCTGAAATACGTAATATTAACAGATTAAGACTCCAGCTCGTTTATACATTTAAAGAAAACCATCTGCCTGTCAATTGTTTAGGTGGTGTTAATATAGACAACTTACTTTGAGAAACTGAATTTGGGAAATCGGATGACATTTTTTATGTAGATGGTGAAGTTTTCAGCTTCTCTTAACATATTCTTGTGTTTATGTCTATCCCTGAAGGAATAAAAGGGAATGAAGATTAATACTGCGGACACATgctcatgcgtgtgtgtgcatgtatgtgcctgtgtgtgtgtgtgtgtgtgtgtgtgtgtgtgtgtgtgtgtgtgtgtgtgtgtggctacgaAAGTAAAAGTGTGTGAGTGCACTTACTGTGTTTGGCATCTACTCTCAACGGGGCACCAGCTATATATCTCACATGTACCATTGGATTTCCCATTGTCTCTCAAGCAGTGGCCTGTCCTAACTCCTACAGAAAATTATATTTCACAGTATGTTTGTGAGGAGACAGTATATGTAATTTCTTGTTTCAATTTGTTTGAATTCAATTGA is a window encoding:
- the LOC115206315 gene encoding P2X purinoceptor 5 isoform X2, which gives rise to MASNSWKSKVLLNVLSYLDYKTGKFIIVGSKRVGSLYRVIQLSIIGYLVGYVFLSKKSYQTKEESIQSAVITKLKGVAVTNTSESGRMVWGPVDYVIPPQGEADFFIVTNFIETPNQKLGNCAESPNVPDGHCKGDEDCAEGEVVVAGHGVRTGHCLRDNGKSNGTCEIYSWCPVESRCQTQDRHKHKNMLREAENFTIYIKNVIRFPKFSFSKANVQDTADNFHLKKCRYDEALEPYCPIFRLGDIVNQTGHSFQDMALKGGLIGILIGWECDLDRGPSECQPRYNFTSIDVNVSRESSGFNFRHARYFKSESGESYRTHFKVYGIRINIMVHGKAGKFCIIPTIIHIGSGLACIGGGAWFCDWILLYLMKNREFYKDWKFENVKNTTEDVKQTPEEQQLTDLSPEV
- the LOC115206315 gene encoding P2X purinoceptor 5 isoform X1, producing MASNSWKSKVLLNVLSYLDYKTGKFIIVGSKRVGSLYRVIQLSIIGYLVGYVFLSKKSYQTKEESIQSAVITKLKGVAVTNTSESGRMVWGPVDYVIPPQGEADFFIVTNFIETPNQKLGNCAESPNVPDGHCKGDEDCAEGEVVVAGHGVRTGHCLRDNGKSNGTCEIYSWCPVESRCQTQDRHKHKNMLREAENFTIYIKNVIRFPKFSFSKANVQDTADNFHLKKCRYDEALEPYCPIFRLGDIVNQTGHSFQDMALKGGLIGILIGWECDLDRGPSECQPRYNFTSIDVNVSRESSGFNFRHARYFKSESGESYRTHFKVYGIRINIMVHGKAGKFCIIPTIIHIGSGLACIGGGAWFCDWILLYLMKNREFYKDWKFENVKNSTTEDVKQTPEEQQLTDLSPEV